tatatttttcattcttATTCTCTTATCAAGTAACGATATATATGGGATTATAGTGCCCAAAGTGCAGCAAGAATAGAAGAACTGCTCCAGGAGGACCAGAATGTGAAGCGCAGAAGAGAACGCTACCAAAAGCAATCATCTCTACTTTCCAAGCTTACTAGGCAATTGAGTATTCACGACAATCAAGCAGCTGCAGCTTCCAACATATCAAATGGCGGGGGTGCAGGTAATGACTGTCTTTATCTCTTATCTCTTTTGTTAAAACACCATATCAAATGACTTCTCAAGTTTCAACTCAAGCATATCTCTTTTGTTCGCCTGATATGATAGTTAACTGAATGAAAGACGCTCTCTCATGGTGGAACTGTTTCTGTAGGTGAAATCTGACATAAagcgaaaaatattttttatggatgaaaCACTACTGTGTTGTGGAGAATACTCTTTGGAAGAGAATCCAATCAGCATGATTGGAATAATGAAATGTTCATCATTATAGAGGGTAAAACACAAAAAGTGACTGGAAAAGGGTAACAATAGACACAAGGAGGCATGTTATTTTCACACTTATTATCATGTATACTTGATCTCCGTTCCTATTTGATCATTTCAATGCAGTTGGGATCATAATGATAGCTTCTTTGTTATTATGATTAATGTTATATCATCATTATCATTATTTACGTTTTGTTTATGAGCACATTTCTCTGTCATGTAAATTGTGCTCCTGTCTAAAATTTGCAGTGAGTAGTCCAACTGCTTCTGGTACATCAGGTGATGACTGGAGATCTGCATTTGATGCTGCTGCCAATGGTGCATCAGATTCCTACTGGGATTCTAAGTCTAATGGTCACAGTCGCCGGAAAAGTGATCCAGTCCAAAATGGTGATTTAAGCTCAGAGCCGAATTCCAGCAGTCGTCGCACACCCGTTAGAATGCCACCTACTCCTCCATTTTCTGGACAACGCTCATAGAATCGAGATAATTTTGCTGATTGATTCTTGCTTGTTGCCGAACTGTTGCGTGTATTGTGAAACATTTTATTGAGTCCTTATCGAGCTCAAATCATGCTCTATAGTATCTATAGATCCAGTACATGCACACACCTGTGTAGATAAATATGAGGATTGATGATGTCTTCGTGGTGGATGAATTTTTGGTTGTGTAGTATTGTCAAATGACATATTATGGGACGTTCATTATTCCATTGGGAATTTGTCACTGGttgtattttatataatattagagAAAAAATGGATACTCTCTTTAGTAAGCTGTGAGTAATTACTCAAGCTACTGTAACCATTTTCCTGCATTTTTTTTCCTTGTGTGATGATAGCATCATTGTTTTACTTTAGGATTCTTTATTAGCATGTGTATTTTAAGACACTGCCCGATGCACGAGATGAAGAGCACCAAAAGTCAGAGAAGAATCTATGGTGTTTTAACAAAAGTTCTTACTATGTCGTGAGTTGATAAATATTGATAATGAGGTTTTAGAAACAACAATTTGATTCTTTTCAACTATCGTGGTTGGTTTAGGGAAAGAATTCTTTTGCCGAGTATCGTTGCATTCTCATTCTGATTTTTTCATACACGCCATTTTATATTTGTTTcaattttaaagtttaattaaaatgaatttaattatattttgagatgtataattttaatgtaaaatcaataaatttaatCGTATTAAGAAATTTCTAGTCAAATATTCTAATTTCTCATGCATTTAGTCGATATTATATTTACGGTAAATGTCAGGCTTTGGCCTAAGAATCATCCGATAACGAGAAAATTAGAAGAAAAAATGGAgggcttaaattaaaattaaaataagattcaaaatgacAATCACTTAAACGACGTCGTAATAGCCTCTTGGTGTTGTCTTGTTGACAGTTGATTCCGACGAAGAAAGAGCTGGCTCACGTCGGCTCATCCATGGAGAGTTGAGAAATTCATTAATGTTAGTCACGAATTAATCCATTCCTAATTATTGTTCGTTTGGTGCTTGTGCAGTTCCTTCAACGAGTTTTTAGCATCCTCAATTCTTGGGTAAGTGAGGAGCAGAAAGCTAGCAATGTCCGTTGATGTATTTGTATGGATTTCTCACATCTCCACAATTTTATTTCGAGTTGTTTTGTTTTGCTAAATTTCATCAGTTTCTTGAAATATGCTTCAAACAATGCTATCTTCAAGTATATCAATCCACATGGCAGGAATTGTTATTTACAAACTTTCCTCTATTGACGATCAATCCTATGGCAAAGCACTAGAAATCCCACTAACTTCGTCCAAGAACAAACATTTATCTAGGGATGACCTAAAACTTCGGGATATTATTACTATAAAATTAATCATCACCAACTATTTGATGCCAACAATCTTGTGATCATGACATCCAAATAATCGCTCGGCAAAAGATGGGAAAAAGCAGCTTCGAAGGCTCTATTTGGGCGAACCCCCACGCCAATGGCCCTATTCACTCATTCCACACTCGGAAAGGAACTTTTGATACTCATCTTCAACCTTTGCATAATCACGAGAGTGCTCGTAGATATATGATTGATCCTCGTCTTCTGAGACATGCTGTCACAATTGTCAAGTTCGACAAGGTCAAAACGAGGACGAGAAAAGTTGCATAAAATAGTTGATCAATTCAATATACTAATAACATAAAAGAAGCACCCATAAAAATTTGCACATTGAGAATCAGATAATGGCGCGATAAAGCACAACTCTTACAGCAGAATCTGGTTCACATTCGGTACTCATTGTGTCTGGATCCCTCAAGTCACTGAGAGCCGTTCTCCATCTCGTGCTTTTAGACATGCGGTGATGAACTCCGGATATTTGTGGTTCTTGATTTCTCAGATCTCTAGCATTTCTACTTCTAATAGCCACCATTATGCATCTGATGCAAAAGATTACCAGAGGGACCAGAACTAGAAAAGAACCAATGGTTTTAGCCTGATGAATTGATGATAACATGGACAAGTTTGTTGAGGTAGAAACTAACTTCTAGCGTGCATGTGCGCACACAATCGCTGATAATATTTTACTCGCAAAACACTTTAGTGAAACTTGAACCCAAAAAATGACTATAATCAAGAAACTTACACAAAGTAAATGATGGTGCAATGGCTTCATAACGATCTAATTCCATTCTCTGCCACGAAATCCCAAGCCTTGAATTGTTTTCGACAGCTTAATTCTAAGCCATTCCCCACCTACGAAGTGATGCTTATAAGAAAGGAGACAAAAGTACCAAACGATAACAAAGATTTCTCAAGCCAAGGAGGCAATAGCTAATCACAGAAGTCACTTGATTAAAGCATCTACTTGTTAGACCCAACTTCTAAAGCTCGAACGATTAGATGTGAATTGACAATAGTCTTCCACTTTCACACTCAATTCATAATGTGTAAGTGGGTCATGGGGAGCAGGGCAGAAACAAAATGTCCCGAAGTATACATGTTGGCCGGATATTGAACAACGTTAAAGGAGTGCCCCAAACAAAATTCATGAAATATAGTGGTGTTTCTAACCCTAGTTCGATTTCAAGGATATTTTGAACTTTCCGCACTTTATTCATAACAAACCAAGCCACTGGAAAGCTAAACTCAAGATTCAGAAATTGCAAGATATAGCATAGTAAGAATCGCATATAGCTGAACTTAATCACAAACAAAATATCAATTACTCTACAGATTCCACACAAACCCAATCTCTTAACTTTTATTCTCCAACTTCCTGCTAAATTATCTCCAATAACATAGGCATTCAAGAAATCAATCAACAAAATCTCACCACTTGAGCATATGTGATGACAGGAGAAGGGACATCAAGAAGATGCCCTTCAAAAACAAGATTACCATCCACAATATCCTTGTGAGCAGTAGAGATTTCAAGAATCGGCACCCCATACAATTCTGAAACGGAAGGCATATTTTCATCTCTGCAACATTTAAATAAACCACACCGCAAAATAATTAACAAATCAAGGTAAATGGAATTCAGCAAAATAGATTTACTGTTGACAACACAAGCTTTTCTTATCTCGATTCTTCCAAGATATCCGCTGAAGATGAAGCTTACATCTCCACAAAGGTTTTCTGCTCATTTTCACAAAAAGAAGGGGTGTGTGTGTGGGGTGGAATCCAATCTTCCTACAATTTCTTAGACAACTACTGCACGCATTTCTCCTGGACAAGCTCATTTAGTGCTCACTCTCATGCTTAGAACACATTATGCAATGTCATCAACCAAGAATAAGATGAACTTAGGACAGAGAGATAACCCGCGAAGATAATTTAGAGTTTCTGTCAAAAATTGCATAGGTTTGAAGATGTTGGGTGGAAGACAAGATTGAATAAGCTTCAGTTCCATTGACCATTGTTTGATTTCCAATCGATCAGAATCACAAAATCGCTCCGAGCGAAGAGCGGAAGTGTCGGGCCTTCTTCTTCCAAAGCCCATGGGCTTTGATTACCTAATAAATAGCTCATTGACCAT
This window of the Primulina tabacum isolate GXHZ01 chromosome 12, ASM2559414v2, whole genome shotgun sequence genome carries:
- the LOC142521119 gene encoding uncharacterized protein LOC142521119 isoform X2 — protein: MELDRYEAIAPSFTLFLVPLVIFCIRCIMVAIRSRNARDLRNQEPQISGVHHRMSKSTRWRTALSDLRDPDTMSTECEPDSAHVSEDEDQSYIYEHSRDYAKVEDEYQKFLSECGMSE
- the LOC142521119 gene encoding uncharacterized protein LOC142521119 isoform X1, giving the protein MKPLHHHLLCAKTIGSFLVLVPLVIFCIRCIMVAIRSRNARDLRNQEPQISGVHHRMSKSTRWRTALSDLRDPDTMSTECEPDSAHVSEDEDQSYIYEHSRDYAKVEDEYQKFLSECGMSE